The uncultured Cohaesibacter sp. genome window below encodes:
- a CDS encoding chemotaxis response regulator protein-glutamate methylesterase gives MGLMSAEAAVARAPSRQVKVMVVDDSVVIRGLIGRWVNEDPALELVGSHRNGRLAVEDIAKSRPDIVVLDIEMPDMDGLTALPLLLRNYPKAKILMASTLTRRNAEISLRALTLGATDYVPKPESNSQITTSREFRNELLAKIKGLGGVGDDGPSQFRASRAAAGIGTRPGAMPTSRIQQSRQALAADGPTGRVAAVPAAPLPAGSIAGPNGITLRKLGSARPRALLIGSSTGGPQALEKLLQEIGPQMRSAPILITQHMPATFTAILADHLARASGMPAAEGQDGEIVQNGHIYVAPGGKHMELVKQAGQAVIKLTDGPPVNFCKPAVDPFFESAAQVYGAASLGVILTGMGHDGANGARHIVDAGGSIIAQDEASSVVWGMPGAAAQAGVCAAVIPLNQIGSKVMRIFRGER, from the coding sequence ATGGGTTTGATGTCCGCAGAGGCTGCTGTTGCTCGCGCTCCTTCACGGCAGGTGAAGGTTATGGTCGTTGATGACTCGGTTGTCATCAGGGGCTTGATCGGGCGTTGGGTCAACGAAGACCCTGCCCTTGAGCTGGTGGGGTCTCATCGCAACGGACGTCTGGCTGTCGAAGACATTGCCAAGTCCCGGCCCGACATCGTGGTTCTGGATATTGAAATGCCCGACATGGACGGGCTTACGGCTCTGCCGTTGCTGCTGCGGAACTATCCCAAAGCCAAGATCCTGATGGCCTCCACCCTGACCCGGCGCAATGCCGAGATCAGCCTTAGGGCGTTGACCCTCGGGGCAACGGATTATGTTCCCAAACCCGAATCCAACAGCCAGATCACCACATCCCGCGAATTCCGCAACGAGCTGCTTGCCAAGATCAAGGGTCTCGGCGGGGTTGGAGATGACGGCCCTTCGCAGTTTCGTGCATCCCGCGCAGCTGCGGGTATCGGTACCCGACCTGGTGCCATGCCGACGTCCCGTATTCAGCAAAGCCGTCAGGCATTGGCTGCTGATGGTCCGACCGGTCGCGTGGCCGCTGTTCCTGCAGCTCCGCTTCCTGCAGGTTCCATTGCTGGGCCCAACGGCATTACCTTGCGCAAGCTGGGATCTGCCCGCCCACGCGCGCTGCTGATCGGCAGCTCTACCGGCGGACCTCAGGCGCTCGAGAAACTGTTGCAGGAAATCGGCCCACAAATGCGTTCGGCGCCGATCCTGATCACTCAGCACATGCCTGCGACCTTCACTGCCATTCTTGCCGACCATCTGGCCAGAGCATCCGGCATGCCGGCTGCGGAAGGACAGGATGGTGAGATCGTGCAGAATGGGCATATTTATGTCGCTCCTGGCGGCAAACACATGGAACTGGTGAAACAGGCAGGTCAGGCCGTCATCAAGCTGACTGATGGCCCGCCGGTGAATTTCTGCAAGCCTGCAGTGGACCCGTTTTTCGAGAGCGCTGCCCAGGTTTATGGAGCCGCCTCTCTGGGCGTGATCCTGACTGGCATGGGGCATGATGGTGCCAATGGTGCCCGGCATATTGTCGATGCCGGGGGAAGCATCATAGCACAGGATGAAGCAAGCAGTGTTGTTTGGGGTATGCCGGGTGCTGCCGCTCAGGCTGGTGTATGTGCCGCTGTCATTCCACTCAATCAAATAGGCTCCAAGGTTATGCGTATTTTTAGAGGGGAGCGGTAA
- a CDS encoding response regulator, producing MKTCLVVDDSSVIRKVARRILEDLDFEISEAEDGKEALESCKAQMPDAVLLDWNMPVMDGLDFLMELRKLEGGANPKVIFCTTENDVAHIAKAIRAGANEYIMKPFDRDIVEAKLQEVGLI from the coding sequence ATGAAAACCTGTCTGGTTGTTGATGACTCCAGTGTTATCAGGAAGGTTGCCCGTCGCATCCTCGAAGATCTCGATTTCGAGATCTCCGAGGCTGAAGATGGCAAAGAGGCTCTTGAAAGCTGCAAGGCCCAGATGCCTGATGCCGTGTTGCTCGATTGGAACATGCCTGTCATGGACGGGCTGGATTTCCTCATGGAGCTTCGCAAGCTGGAAGGTGGCGCAAACCCGAAGGTTATTTTCTGCACCACGGAAAATGACGTGGCGCATATCGCCAAGGCCATTCGAGCCGGTGCCAACGAATATATCATGAAGCCGTTTGACCGCGACATTGTGGAAGCAAAGCTGCAAGAAGTCGGGTTGATTTAG
- a CDS encoding chemotaxis protein CheW — translation MRNHLTTEKEDDSVNETIQYVTIFISGQLFGLPINRVHDVFVPESVTRVPLSQVEIAGVLNLRGRIVTAIDMRKRLGLEPLKQQGNMMAIGIEFKEESYGLIIDSVGEVLDLNESSREAVPSNLDHRWADVAAGVHRLEKELMVILDVDRVLGDMVTTSVAA, via the coding sequence ATGAGAAACCATCTGACGACCGAAAAGGAAGACGACAGCGTCAACGAGACCATTCAGTATGTGACCATCTTCATTTCCGGTCAGCTGTTCGGTCTGCCGATCAACCGCGTGCATGACGTGTTCGTGCCGGAATCAGTGACCCGCGTACCACTGTCGCAGGTCGAGATCGCCGGTGTGCTGAACCTGCGTGGCCGCATTGTAACTGCCATCGACATGCGCAAGCGTCTCGGGCTGGAGCCTCTGAAACAGCAAGGCAACATGATGGCGATCGGCATCGAATTCAAGGAAGAGTCCTATGGCCTCATCATTGATAGTGTCGGTGAAGTTCTTGATTTGAATGAATCGAGCCGTGAGGCCGTTCCAAGCAACCTTGATCATCGCTGGGCTGATGTTGCAGCAGGGGTGCATCGCTTGGAAAAGGAACTCATGGTTATCCTCGATGTAGACCGTGTTCTGGGCGATATGGTCACCACCAGCGTTGCTGCGTAG